One Corynebacterium efficiens YS-314 DNA segment encodes these proteins:
- the carA gene encoding glutamine-hydrolyzing carbamoyl-phosphate synthase small subunit: MSNETNANSTDSRQGVTNIGSVPAYLVLADGRTFKGFGFGAIGTTLGEAVFTTAMTGYQETMTDPSYHRQIVVATAPQIGNTGWNEEDNESHDGSIWVAGLVIRDLAVRVSNWRATTTLQEEMAKQGVVGIGGIDTRALVRHIRNEGAVPAGIFSGADAERPIEELVEIVKSQPSMVGANLAVEVSVDKPYVIEAEGEARHTVVAYDLGIKQNTPRRFAARGVRTVIVPAETPFEEIKQYNPSGVFISNGPGDPAAADIMVNIVREVLAADIPFFGICFGNQILGRAFGMETYKLKFGHRGINVPVKNHITGKIDITAQNHGFALKGEAGQEFETDFGTAVVTHTCLNDGVVEGVALKSGRAYSVQYHPEAAAGPNDASPLFDQFVALMDEDSENQKEEA, from the coding sequence GTGAGTAATGAAACCAATGCGAACAGCACCGATTCCCGCCAGGGCGTGACCAACATCGGTTCCGTCCCTGCCTACCTGGTGCTGGCAGACGGCCGTACCTTCAAGGGCTTCGGCTTCGGAGCCATCGGCACCACCCTGGGCGAGGCTGTCTTCACCACAGCCATGACCGGTTACCAGGAGACCATGACCGACCCGTCCTACCACCGCCAGATCGTGGTTGCCACCGCACCGCAGATCGGCAACACCGGGTGGAACGAGGAGGACAATGAGTCCCACGACGGATCGATCTGGGTGGCCGGTCTGGTCATCCGCGACCTCGCCGTCCGTGTCTCCAACTGGCGCGCCACCACCACCCTCCAGGAGGAGATGGCCAAGCAGGGTGTGGTGGGCATCGGCGGCATCGACACCCGCGCGCTGGTACGCCACATCCGCAATGAGGGTGCAGTCCCGGCCGGTATCTTCTCCGGCGCGGATGCCGAGCGTCCCATCGAGGAGCTCGTGGAGATCGTGAAGTCCCAGCCGTCGATGGTCGGCGCCAACCTCGCCGTCGAGGTCTCCGTCGATAAGCCCTATGTCATCGAGGCTGAGGGCGAAGCCCGTCACACCGTGGTCGCCTATGACCTGGGCATCAAGCAGAACACCCCACGCCGCTTCGCCGCCCGCGGCGTGCGCACCGTGATCGTGCCCGCGGAGACCCCCTTCGAGGAGATCAAGCAGTACAACCCCTCCGGTGTGTTCATCTCCAACGGCCCCGGTGACCCGGCGGCCGCTGACATCATGGTCAACATCGTCCGTGAGGTCCTCGCCGCCGATATCCCGTTCTTCGGTATCTGCTTCGGCAACCAGATCCTCGGCCGCGCCTTCGGCATGGAGACCTACAAGCTGAAGTTCGGTCACCGTGGCATCAATGTACCGGTCAAGAACCACATCACCGGCAAGATCGACATCACCGCCCAGAACCATGGTTTCGCCCTCAAGGGTGAGGCCGGCCAGGAGTTCGAGACCGATTTCGGCACCGCCGTGGTCACCCACACCTGTCTCAATGACGGAGTCGTCGAGGGTGTCGCCCTGAAGTCGGGTCGCGCCTATTCCGTCCAGTACCACCCGGAGGCCGCCGCAGGCCCCAACGATGCAAGCCCACTGTTCGACCAGTTCGTCGCACTGATGGATGAAGACTCCGAGAACCAGAAGGAAGAGGCGTAA